The Acidimicrobiales bacterium DNA segment ATCGAGTCGGGATCGGAAAGCGCCAACGCGTAGATGCCGAACTGGGCGATCCAGTGAGCATGGCGTAAGTAGTCGCTGCGCCAGTAGCCGGGCAGCGACCAATGAGCCAAGAGCGACCTGGCATAGGCCTCATCGAACTCGGGCGCACCCGTCAGCACATGCAACGTCCGATAGCCCCACGCGCGCGAGAAGTTCTGGCCGGCGTGGTGGGATCCGACAATCGTGTCGGGGCCGAGATCCGGGCGGATCCACGCCCCGGGCTCGGTCGTGGCCACCCACTCAGATGCGATACAGGGGACGATCGTCCCGAGGGCATGAACGAGAAGAAGGCATGGCTCGAAGAACTCTGTTCCCGGCTTCGACTCAGCGGTGCCACATCCCAGCTCGCTCAGAGCAGTCGGAGCTGTCGTCGCCAACCAACCCTCGAGCTCCGTCGCAAGGGGCCCGTCGTTCCGCGACGATGCGTAGCGGTGGAGATTCAGAATGGCCCATGCTGCGTTGTCATAGTTGTCGTTCGAAAGATCGCGCGAGAGTGCGAGGGGTTCGTCGCGGTAACGCAGCGCTAGTTGAGCCGCCGCCGCGTCAGCCAGCTCGGCGAAACGTCGATCCGCAGTGTCCGTCCATGCCAGCGAAGCTACGAGCAACCATGCGAAACCATACGGATTCTCATGGTCGAGAACTCCGGACTCCACGAGCGACATCTCCTCCGCCACAGCATCGGGCGTGGCGGCGAGGACCAGTGGTCGGATCAGGCTCGTATCGTGCATGGACGCTGCGAGCGACGCCAGAGCGAAGTGGGCGTGAACCGCCGAGTGCCAGTCGACGCAGCCCGAGAATACCGGCCATCGGGTGTCCTTGCGTTCGACGCAGTCGGTGATCGGCTGGCTCAGGTCTGCGGCGAAGCGATCCCGATAGACCTCCAGCATCGTCCTGAAGGGCCCGTGAGCATCTTGCGCAAGCTCGTGTCCGTCGGCTTCCTCCACCGGAAGGGAGGGAGACGCAACTTGCGGAAACGACGTCACCCGCGAAGGTAGGGGCGGTGATTCAGTCGGCGAAGGCGCTGAAACTCCGCCCCCCGTGCAAGCGCACACCAGGGCACCCGCAGCGCCCAGCGCGCACCAAAGCCGTAGTCGCGTCATCGATAGGAGAGACCAAGATCGGGGTCACAGCCGAGTAGCAATCGATAGTCGATGTCGTCCTGCCATCCCGCGAACGTCAGCTCATAGGTGGAGCGAGCCGCCGCCTCATCGGTGTCGACAGCGACAAGGGCGAGGTAGCCACCGTCGGGGTGCTCGACGCACGTCGACACTACCAGTCCCGAGAAGCCGATCTCGACAAAGCGCACACCGAACACGTCTCGTACCTGGAGCGCCTCTGTCAGGTACACCGTTCCGCCGCCAACGTCGAGCGAGTCGAGGGCCTGGAGTTCAATGGCGAACACCCTCGCCGACGAGTAGTCCGACGAACAACTGTAGACGAAGTCGTAGCTGCCTACGCCGCCGACCTGGAACAGGAACGAGCCCTCGAAGAACCCAGGCGAATCAGTGGACAGGTCCGTCACCTCTGGCTCGATCGCCGACCCGTCAGGACCGATCAGACAACTTGTCTCCGGACGACGCAGGTCGCTGTTGCCCGTGGCCTGGAAAGCCACCTCGATCTCGTTCCCTCGGTAGGCGATCCCGACGACCGTGGCATAATAGTCGCCCGTGACGGAGCCGCTATACCTCGACTCGACGCCGGGAACCCCGGCGGCCGCGATGAGTGTGGGGTCGGAAGGCGGTCCTAGATCGAGTCGAGCCTCGGAGGCATCGCTAACGTCGATACTTACCGCGTCGCCGGGATCGCCGTCGTCGATGACTAAGACGATGGTGTCGCCGCCACCAGCCACGGGCACGACCGTGGGCCCCGATGCGGTGCCATTGCCGATCCACGCGATTGCAAGGCCATCGTCGAGAAACCGCATTGCCGCGTCCCCAGCGCCCTCCACCCGCAGCAACCTGTCACCGCGGATGGCTGACGCGTCGACACAGACCACGACCGTGCCCGATTCGCCGACGACCGCCTCGGGCGACTCCGTCGGGGTCACACCTTCGCTTCCGCACAGCGCCTCGGCATCATCGATCACGGGCTCGACCAAGCCGAAGAGGTTCGTGGGTTCAACAAACGGCGATATGTCGGTGCCCTGTGGTGGGAAGAACTCCGCCCCTTCGAGCAAGGTCGACACCTCGCGATTGTCGAGTCCGACCCGACGGACCTCCGCATCACCGCGATCGATGACCCCGTAGGTCAATACCCCATCACCACGCCTCACGGACGTGAATGTGTCAGCGTCATCGAGCTCAACGACATCACCCGTGCTGGGATCAACCAGCGCCAGTATCTGGGAATCGTTCTCATCTTCGCGTAGACGCGCGACGAGTTGATCACCCACGGCGGTCAGAGCGGACGCCTCGACCCAGTCGCGGGCGTCGAGGCGAAGGCCCAGCTCGCCGCTGGGGCCGTACGCGGCGAGGGTCGGTGCGTCGCCCGCACCTGAGGCGCTCACGAGAAATGCGCCAAGCGAGCGAGCGAAACTCACCGAGTACCCACCGACATCACCGCGGAACTCGTCAACCTCCGTGACATCGCCGCCAACACCGCCGACACTCACGATTCGACCCCCGTCATCGTCGGTCAGGACGAGAAACGCACCCGACTCCACGTCGATGTACACCCCCGAGATCGAATCCTCGACCAATACCTCCCTGTTGCCGCTCGCTGGGTCAATCTCAACGAGTTGATCGGTCCCCCCAACACGAGTCCACGCAACCACGCGCCCCCCCGCAACCGTCGCCCTCACCGGGCCGAAATCGCCAATCTCGCGAACCCCACCGTCGACGTAGGCGACCACTTCGACCCGACCGTCACCGTTGTCGAGATGAGCGACTGCGGACCGCTCGTTCAGCGTCGTTCCTGCCACCTGTACGACGAGTGCGTTTGCTCCGCGCTCGTCGAGCAGACGCCCGCTGTCCGGGTCGACGGCTACAACGGAGGCATCGCCCCCGTCCACATCTGCACTCGCCACAAGCAGCTGACCAGGAAGGACCACCACACGGGAGATCACCTCACCTGGCAGCTCGATCGGTTCGAACCGCTCCTGCCCATCAAGATCGACCACCTCGAGCATGATCTCCGACCCGTTTGCGTCGATCCCAAATACTGATCCCAGATCGCCGGAGAGCCCACACCGCGTGGCCGTCATGACCCTGAAGCTCGACTCCGCATCTGCCACGTAGCAGCGCTCCGTGCCATCGGAGGCGAACTCCCTCACTAGCGCCCTTTCCCCATTGACCACCTCGACCTCGAACGAGTTCGAATCGTCGTGCACAACCACGGGGTCTCTGCCTTCAACGATCCGGATTAGCTCATAGTCGTTGCCGTCAACCAGCCCGCTCGCCCACACAGCACCGTCAACCTGCAATGGCGTGAATCCCTGCCACGTTCCATCGGCGCTAGACACGAGCCCCATCGACTCGAGCCCGACCAGCACCCGGTTCTCCCGCCCGACGTCGCCACCGATCTCTACGAGATGGACGTCTGTCTCATCCCGGACCAGCAACCGTTCCGAATCCCCCCCCTCGCTACACGAGGCCATCAGAAAAAGCACGAACGAAAGCCGAGCCGTCGACGCCAGAGCACGACCTAGCCAGCGAGGGGCCTGTGGCGGTTCGTCAATCACCATGTGCGCAACCATCCCTCGATCTAGACCAAGACTGGCGGAGAGCGAGTTGATCCGCCGGGTGAAGAGTGTCACGTATCGACGCGAGGTACCACAACCATGGTGGCGAGCGTCGCGGTTCATCGATCCGCGGACTTGGTCGCGACTTTCTCCGACGACGCAGCGACGCCGATGCTGCAAGATAGCTAGCCGGCTACCGTCCCCGACGACCCCCACCAGGCTCGAGCGACCCGAGCACCGCAGCTGCGAACCAGATGGTGCAAAAGCACAGCAACGGTCCCCAGAGTTCCCACGAGAAGGAGTCCTCCAACTCGTGGCCCATTCCCCGCCCCAGCGAGGGGGCGAGGAGCAGCGTGGTGAGGAACTGACGACGAGCCGAGTAGCGCACGAACTCGAGTTGTTCGAGCACGAAGTCGACCGTCGCCGGGAGGCACGGCAACCAGATGAACCAGAGGTCGAGCGATTCCGGCCACAGCGACCACCCCGCCAGCGTCAGCGCGGTGAAAATCGCGGTGACGGGATAAAGGGTGAGACAGCGGCGACAGAAATGACGGCCACCGACCTCGACGCAGCGTTCGTACTGGTCGGGATGG contains these protein-coding regions:
- a CDS encoding DUF2891 family protein; translated protein: MTSFPQVASPSLPVEEADGHELAQDAHGPFRTMLEVYRDRFAADLSQPITDCVERKDTRWPVFSGCVDWHSAVHAHFALASLAASMHDTSLIRPLVLAATPDAVAEEMSLVESGVLDHENPYGFAWLLVASLAWTDTADRRFAELADAAAAQLALRYRDEPLALSRDLSNDNYDNAAWAILNLHRYASSRNDGPLATELEGWLATTAPTALSELGCGTAESKPGTEFFEPCLLLVHALGTIVPCIASEWVATTEPGAWIRPDLGPDTIVGSHHAGQNFSRAWGYRTLHVLTGAPEFDEAYARSLLAHWSLPGYWRSDYLRHAHWIAQFGIYALALSDPDSIVYEETSSC